One genomic window of Deinococcus sp. QL22 includes the following:
- a CDS encoding transposase produces MCPQGQESERWQATKRKTGQPMITTFAEKTCQQCPVRRECVKVETRPKLLTFQPQAQQDALHAARDALVDPDAQRRYQRRAGIEGTLSHGVRAFGLRHCRYRGVQKTSLQHVLTALAINVVRLCAWLDGDQPVRTRRSRFAPLRAA; encoded by the coding sequence ATCTGCCCACAGGGCCAGGAGAGTGAGCGTTGGCAGGCAACGAAGCGGAAAACTGGCCAGCCCATGATCACCACGTTTGCGGAGAAGACGTGTCAGCAGTGTCCAGTCCGGAGAGAGTGCGTGAAAGTTGAAACCAGACCCAAATTGTTGACGTTTCAGCCCCAAGCCCAGCAAGACGCGCTGCATGCGGCCCGAGATGCGTTGGTTGATCCAGACGCGCAGCGCCGATATCAGCGGCGCGCAGGCATTGAGGGCACCCTTTCACACGGGGTTCGAGCCTTCGGACTGAGGCATTGTCGGTATCGGGGAGTGCAAAAAACGTCTCTCCAGCATGTGTTGACTGCCCTGGCAATCAATGTGGTTCGGCTCTGTGCCTGGCTGGATGGGGATCAGCCCGTCAGAACAAGGCGCTCGCGCTTCGCTCCACTGCGTGCCGCCTGA
- a CDS encoding ZIP family metal transporter encodes MLTAVLWGLAGGSSLVVGALLGLFAPIKKKIVALIMALGAGVLISSVAFELMDEAFKQGGFDAAATGLLLGAVTFFLGDLAINRAGGKHRKRSEGQQEEGNASAIVLGTLMDGIPESVAIGVSLLAGGTVSWVFLAAVCMSNIPESLSATVGLTRAGHRPLRIMLMWTAIALLSGAASGLGYMLLNNADANLTAGIQAFAAGAILTMLSSTMLPEAYAEGGAMIGLATTCGFLAAFVLGHL; translated from the coding sequence ATGCTCACTGCAGTGTTATGGGGCTTGGCGGGTGGAAGTTCTCTGGTGGTCGGTGCCCTGTTAGGCTTATTCGCGCCGATCAAGAAGAAGATTGTCGCGCTGATTATGGCCCTTGGGGCTGGTGTACTGATCAGTAGTGTCGCCTTCGAATTGATGGACGAGGCCTTCAAGCAGGGCGGATTTGACGCTGCAGCGACCGGATTATTATTGGGAGCAGTCACATTTTTTTTAGGCGACCTGGCGATCAACCGTGCAGGTGGAAAGCACCGCAAGCGGAGCGAAGGTCAACAGGAAGAAGGCAATGCTTCCGCCATCGTCCTCGGGACATTGATGGATGGAATACCCGAATCTGTTGCGATCGGCGTCAGCCTCTTGGCCGGGGGAACAGTCAGCTGGGTCTTCCTCGCTGCAGTGTGCATGAGCAACATCCCAGAAAGTTTGAGTGCCACGGTTGGATTAACACGTGCAGGCCATCGACCGCTCCGAATTATGCTGATGTGGACGGCCATCGCGCTCCTCAGTGGGGCCGCATCCGGGTTGGGCTACATGCTGTTGAACAACGCCGATGCGAACTTGACGGCTGGAATTCAGGCGTTTGCTGCTGGGGCGATTCTGACCATGCTCTCGTCGACGATGCTTCCAGAAGCCTACGCGGAGGGTGGAGCCATGATTGGATTGGCGACCACGTGCGGGTTTTTGGCAGCGTTCGTTCTTGGACATTTGTAG
- a CDS encoding ABATE domain-containing protein — MTKLKLNQQTRAHGRLTGLPRLLGGRLCLDFVNTIEGRISSQPEEFLTDSSGLIRWAYHVGLVSEEAREDLLEQARQQPDRAAARHREAVALREAIYRVFLASAQGQRPLPEDLNVLQEVYVEGLSRAELSASEAGVEWIWATTRELAGVNWTVARSAVEVLTSLDARRVKRCPGCGDCGWLFFDATKSGTRQWCSMEGCGSRAKMRRQYQRHHGLGGA; from the coding sequence ATGACGAAGCTAAAGCTCAACCAGCAGACCCGAGCCCACGGCAGATTGACAGGACTCCCACGTCTGCTTGGGGGTCGGCTCTGCCTTGATTTCGTTAACACGATTGAGGGCCGCATCAGCTCGCAGCCCGAGGAATTCCTGACCGACTCTTCCGGCCTGATCCGGTGGGCCTACCACGTCGGTCTGGTCTCGGAAGAGGCACGAGAAGACTTGTTGGAACAGGCTAGGCAACAGCCCGACCGGGCTGCTGCCCGGCACCGAGAGGCCGTCGCGCTCAGGGAGGCGATTTACCGCGTCTTCCTGGCCTCAGCTCAAGGACAACGCCCCTTACCCGAGGATTTGAATGTTCTCCAGGAGGTCTACGTTGAAGGGCTGAGTCGCGCTGAGCTCAGCGCGAGCGAAGCGGGCGTCGAGTGGATCTGGGCGACCACCCGGGAGTTGGCGGGGGTAAATTGGACCGTTGCCCGGTCAGCGGTGGAAGTGCTCACCTCCCTGGACGCCCGGCGCGTCAAGCGGTGCCCGGGGTGTGGGGACTGTGGCTGGCTCTTTTTCGACGCGACCAAGAGCGGAACCCGGCAGTGGTGCAGCATGGAGGGGTGCGGCAGCCGAGCGAAAATGCGGCGTCAGTATCAGCGTCATCATGGGCTGGGAGGAGCGTAG
- a CDS encoding TetR/AcrR family transcriptional regulator: MRGKRIQIINAALKRFRGFGIGGTTLQDVAEASQVPLGNLYYYFKSRDDLILAVLEECERELTALLTQLAPLPSAAWLAAYFDWLLADPEAAIQLGCPFGSLATELRALGHPAAPRAAETVQTYLMAVKTQVESLPLPAGTGEDVFLTVQGAYVVSRVSADTTLFRTSIERLRWRTLGS; the protein is encoded by the coding sequence ATGCGCGGCAAACGGATTCAGATCATCAACGCGGCCCTGAAGCGGTTTCGAGGCTTTGGAATAGGCGGCACCACCCTCCAGGATGTTGCTGAAGCTTCTCAGGTGCCTTTGGGGAATTTGTATTACTACTTCAAAAGTCGGGATGATCTGATCCTAGCTGTCCTTGAGGAGTGTGAACGGGAGCTGACGGCGCTGTTGACCCAACTTGCCCCTCTGCCCTCAGCGGCTTGGCTGGCTGCTTACTTTGATTGGCTGCTGGCTGATCCTGAAGCTGCGATTCAGTTGGGGTGCCCCTTTGGTTCACTGGCCACCGAGCTGCGAGCCCTGGGTCACCCGGCGGCTCCACGTGCCGCAGAGACCGTGCAGACCTATCTAATGGCGGTGAAAACCCAGGTCGAAAGTCTTCCTCTGCCTGCAGGAACAGGTGAAGATGTGTTTCTCACGGTGCAGGGCGCATATGTCGTATCGCGGGTGTCCGCAGACACCACTCTGTTCCGAACCAGTATCGAGCGCCTTCGGTGGCGCACCCTGGGGAGTTGA
- a CDS encoding isocitrate lyase/phosphoenolpyruvate mutase family protein, protein MTPTTRADLARRLLDLHTAPDILILPNVWDVVSAQVIAATPGVQALATASHSIASTFGYPDGEQIPLELHLDMVRRIVAAVSLPVSMDFEAGYGNPGDTVRRAIEMGVVGGNLEDQMKPLGEAVAAVEAVMAAGREAGLDFVLNARTDAVVRAKPDQSRSNIIAEVILRGKAFLEAGAPIVFVPGLLVREEIREVSDALGARKLTLISVPGGSLPARDLQALGVARVSTGPFTQRVALTALQDAAVGLLQGGTLPATTRALN, encoded by the coding sequence ATGACGCCCACCACCCGCGCTGACCTGGCCCGCCGCCTGTTAGACCTCCACACGGCCCCCGACATCCTGATTCTCCCCAATGTCTGGGACGTGGTGTCTGCCCAGGTCATCGCGGCGACACCGGGTGTCCAGGCGCTGGCGACCGCCAGCCATTCCATCGCTTCCACCTTCGGCTATCCAGACGGAGAACAGATCCCCTTGGAGCTGCACCTCGATATGGTGCGCCGCATCGTCGCCGCGGTGTCCCTCCCCGTCTCGATGGATTTTGAAGCGGGCTACGGCAACCCTGGAGACACCGTCCGCCGGGCCATCGAGATGGGGGTCGTCGGCGGCAACTTGGAAGATCAGATGAAGCCCCTCGGTGAGGCCGTGGCAGCCGTGGAAGCCGTGATGGCGGCGGGGCGTGAAGCGGGCCTGGACTTCGTGCTCAATGCCCGCACCGACGCCGTGGTGCGTGCCAAGCCAGACCAAAGCCGCTCAAACATCATCGCCGAGGTCATCCTGCGGGGCAAGGCGTTCCTGGAAGCCGGGGCCCCCATCGTCTTCGTGCCCGGACTGCTGGTGCGCGAAGAAATTCGGGAGGTCAGTGACGCTCTCGGAGCGCGGAAGCTCACGCTGATCAGCGTCCCTGGGGGCAGTCTCCCGGCCCGTGACCTGCAAGCGTTGGGGGTGGCGCGTGTCTCGACTGGGCCCTTTACCCAACGTGTCGCCCTGACCGCTCTGCAAGACGCTGCAGTGGGTCTGCTGCAGGGCGGCACCCTGCCCGCCACAACCCGCGCACTGAATTAA
- a CDS encoding site-specific integrase — MLSERFDRALILLCAHRGLRIKEALQLTWNELDDLPGGVLIVRHG, encoded by the coding sequence TTGCTCTCCGAACGCTTCGACCGCGCCTTGATTCTTCTCTGCGCCCATAGGGGCCTCCGCATCAAGGAAGCACTGCAGTTAACCTGGAACGAGCTTGACGACCTGCCCGGCGGCGTTCTGATCGTTCGTCACGGCTAA
- a CDS encoding GAF domain-containing protein has protein sequence MISLPGADLGPFAYLAQNLQEITEALAATTTQREVIEIVLTPTVQAIGASAGIVLLVNQTDQQLKIAGSQGYEDGPPTLWQEGPINDHVLIADILRMREALYFEDAGALKAAYPELERRTGGLLPVANATLPMFLDGQPLGVIVLDFTEPHHFTLAERRFLKILSAQCAVALGRAEATVQLEARVEERTRQLKDEQTAQAAFVTFTEAVGSETDLPTLIQQAITLLQRRFPGASIVYYEQEGKLWRARVWSEDMRPELVAVITAGLPVETPLFAEVAHTRQPVFTDVWDAEREGVAASEEYSAAANYPLVLEGKLHRLLSIGLRDTRTWSEADKVLLRSVGRSLNLALERTETTRQLALQNTELQARTRALEAFAELTRDLALTTDPLLLIRRAQEVVVSMLADGAALYYVPEGDQWYNRVQHGALRSPELQATIDGGLPYAETHNLLIPWTTGQPYYQDVYDQDTDNLPSLTGHIGATAALPLRVEGTLTGILVFALFDQRRWSNVDQVVLEAVVQSLELALRRAESVAELEMRSREVTEWRERYEVAVQGSGDLLYDWDPATDVILYGGAVEQITGYAVQELKGNLADWTERLIHPDDREPFAQEIARAVASSGEAHMAFRLLHKDGSIREVEDDGYFKRDAQGEVTQMVGFVKDVTERKQAERALLRLNEELRRSNKELEQFAYIASHDLQAPIRAVTSFAGLIGKRYGDKLDERGQLYLQQIVDGGEHMKRLVDDLLTFSRVHTEQRPPVPTDTERVFDTVASRLQAQSPGGAITRGELPVVQADAQQLDQLLQNLISNGLKYRRADVTPEVQVSAERDGELWRFAVSDNGIGVEPQYFERIFEIFQRLHGRESFEGTGIGLAVCKKIVERHGGQLWLESSPGLGSTFFFTLPNGEG, from the coding sequence ATGATCTCGCTGCCCGGGGCCGACCTCGGCCCCTTCGCCTATTTGGCCCAGAACCTTCAGGAGATCACTGAAGCGCTGGCCGCAACCACCACCCAGCGCGAGGTGATCGAGATCGTCCTGACGCCTACTGTCCAAGCCATCGGTGCCAGTGCCGGGATCGTGCTGCTGGTCAATCAGACCGACCAGCAACTGAAGATCGCCGGCAGTCAGGGCTACGAAGATGGCCCCCCTACCCTGTGGCAGGAAGGGCCGATCAACGACCATGTGCTGATCGCTGACATCCTGCGCATGCGTGAGGCGCTGTACTTCGAGGATGCGGGCGCGCTGAAAGCGGCCTACCCGGAGCTCGAGCGCCGAACCGGCGGGTTGCTCCCGGTCGCCAATGCGACGCTGCCGATGTTTCTGGACGGCCAGCCGCTCGGCGTAATCGTGCTGGACTTCACGGAACCGCACCACTTCACCCTCGCGGAACGGCGCTTCCTGAAGATCCTATCCGCCCAGTGCGCGGTCGCTCTGGGGCGTGCGGAGGCGACCGTCCAGCTCGAGGCACGAGTCGAGGAGCGCACGCGGCAGCTCAAGGACGAGCAGACGGCTCAGGCCGCCTTCGTGACCTTCACGGAGGCGGTGGGCAGTGAGACCGACCTGCCCACACTGATCCAGCAGGCGATCACCCTGCTTCAGCGACGCTTTCCAGGAGCGAGCATCGTCTATTACGAGCAGGAGGGGAAGCTCTGGAGGGCGCGCGTCTGGAGCGAGGACATGCGCCCTGAACTCGTGGCGGTGATCACGGCCGGACTTCCGGTGGAAACCCCGCTGTTCGCGGAAGTGGCTCACACCCGGCAACCGGTGTTCACGGACGTGTGGGACGCTGAACGGGAGGGCGTGGCAGCAAGCGAGGAGTACAGCGCCGCTGCTAACTATCCGCTTGTACTGGAAGGTAAACTGCACCGCTTGTTGTCCATCGGTCTCCGAGACACTCGAACTTGGAGCGAGGCGGACAAAGTGCTGCTGCGGTCGGTTGGGCGAAGCCTGAACCTCGCACTGGAACGTACGGAGACCACCCGTCAGCTGGCGCTGCAGAACACCGAATTGCAGGCCCGCACCCGGGCGCTTGAAGCCTTCGCAGAACTGACCCGTGACCTGGCGCTCACCACCGACCCACTCCTGCTGATCCGGCGCGCCCAGGAAGTGGTGGTTTCGATGCTCGCGGACGGCGCAGCGCTGTATTACGTTCCTGAAGGCGACCAGTGGTACAACCGGGTGCAGCACGGCGCGCTCCGCTCACCCGAGTTGCAGGCCACGATCGATGGCGGCCTGCCCTATGCTGAAACCCACAACCTGTTGATCCCCTGGACGACGGGGCAACCGTACTATCAGGATGTTTATGACCAGGACACCGACAACCTGCCCTCACTCACGGGCCACATCGGTGCGACCGCCGCGCTGCCTCTGCGAGTAGAAGGAACGCTGACCGGGATCCTAGTCTTCGCCCTGTTCGACCAGCGCCGCTGGTCGAACGTGGATCAGGTGGTGCTGGAAGCCGTCGTTCAGAGTCTAGAATTAGCACTCAGGCGTGCAGAAAGCGTTGCTGAACTGGAGATGCGCTCGCGGGAGGTCACCGAGTGGCGTGAGCGTTATGAAGTAGCGGTGCAGGGCTCGGGCGACCTGCTCTACGACTGGGATCCAGCGACAGATGTCATCCTCTACGGCGGCGCAGTCGAGCAGATCACTGGGTATGCAGTGCAGGAGTTGAAGGGCAACCTCGCAGACTGGACAGAGCGCTTAATCCATCCGGACGACCGCGAGCCCTTCGCTCAAGAGATTGCGCGGGCGGTCGCGTCAAGCGGTGAAGCGCATATGGCCTTCCGCCTGCTGCATAAAGACGGCAGTATCCGTGAAGTCGAGGATGACGGCTATTTCAAGCGCGATGCCCAGGGGGAGGTGACCCAGATGGTGGGCTTCGTCAAGGACGTCACCGAACGCAAGCAAGCGGAACGGGCCCTGCTGCGGCTCAACGAGGAACTGCGGCGCAGCAACAAGGAACTCGAGCAGTTTGCCTATATCGCGTCGCATGACCTGCAGGCGCCGATCCGGGCAGTGACGAGTTTTGCGGGGCTGATCGGCAAGCGTTACGGGGACAAGCTCGATGAGCGCGGCCAACTGTATTTGCAGCAGATCGTGGACGGCGGAGAGCACATGAAGCGTCTGGTGGATGATCTGCTGACCTTTTCGCGGGTGCATACCGAGCAGCGCCCACCTGTGCCGACAGACACGGAGAGGGTCTTTGACACTGTAGCAAGCCGCCTCCAAGCCCAGAGTCCAGGGGGAGCCATCACTCGGGGCGAGTTGCCGGTGGTGCAGGCGGATGCGCAGCAACTGGATCAACTGCTGCAAAATCTGATCAGCAATGGACTGAAATACCGCCGAGCGGACGTGACGCCCGAAGTGCAGGTGTCCGCCGAGCGTGACGGTGAGTTGTGGCGCTTTGCCGTATCAGACAACGGAATTGGGGTTGAACCGCAGTACTTCGAACGTATCTTTGAGATTTTTCAGCGGCTGCATGGTCGGGAAAGCTTCGAGGGGACAGGGATCGGGCTGGCGGTGTGCAAGAAGATCGTGGAGCGGCATGGTGGGCAGCTGTGGTTGGAAAGCAGCCCAGGACTGGGCAGTACGTTCTTCTTCACCCTTCCCAACGGAGAAGGGTAA
- a CDS encoding cyclic-di-AMP receptor has protein sequence MKLVLAVIQDADASALVRVLTANAFDVTKLASTGGFLREGNTTLMIGVTDERLAELKRHVQQTCRARTRLVTPGMPMGERNEGLVSDPVEVPVGGAVMFVMGVQEFVKV, from the coding sequence ATGAAGCTCGTGCTGGCCGTGATTCAAGATGCAGACGCCTCTGCGCTGGTTCGGGTGCTGACCGCGAACGCGTTTGACGTCACGAAACTCGCCAGCACCGGCGGCTTCCTGCGCGAAGGCAATACCACCCTCATGATCGGCGTGACCGATGAACGGCTGGCCGAGTTGAAACGGCATGTCCAGCAGACCTGCCGCGCCCGCACCCGCCTCGTGACCCCCGGCATGCCGATGGGCGAACGGAACGAGGGCCTGGTCAGTGACCCAGTGGAAGTGCCCGTAGGCGGCGCGGTCATGTTCGTGATGGGTGTGCAGGAGTTCGTCAAGGTTTAA
- a CDS encoding alpha/beta fold hydrolase: MNALRIAGLTLGLLTTFALAGGSEGRQEGMLSVNGAQIHYVSQGSGTPMLLLHGYPLSGELFARNRDALSAAGYRVITIDHRGYGQSTAPASDSGSLATYAQDALAVMDQLNVPKAIIGGMSMGGPIAFEMYRTAPERFLGLILINTLANPAGIVEQNIWKGMAQKAVTFGPQSLAPELLKDMLTGQTRAERPADAAFLTNIVKQASVAGDVAGANVLATRPDSLPTLKTITVPTLILEGREDTVYPPEFSLKMQQNIPGSQLVIIPGAAHAAIFEKAAAANTAIINWAKTFR, translated from the coding sequence ATGAATGCACTGAGAATTGCGGGGTTGACCTTAGGCTTGCTGACCACATTTGCTCTCGCTGGGGGCAGTGAAGGCCGTCAGGAAGGGATGCTGAGCGTCAATGGCGCGCAAATCCATTACGTTTCTCAGGGAAGCGGCACGCCCATGTTGCTGCTCCACGGCTATCCTCTCTCCGGTGAGCTCTTCGCCCGCAACCGTGACGCGTTGTCCGCAGCCGGGTACCGCGTCATCACCATTGATCACCGAGGCTATGGGCAGAGCACTGCCCCTGCCAGCGATTCCGGGAGCTTGGCAACCTATGCCCAAGACGCCTTGGCCGTTATGGATCAACTTAACGTTCCCAAAGCCATCATCGGCGGTATGTCGATGGGCGGCCCCATCGCCTTCGAGATGTACCGCACCGCACCGGAACGCTTCCTCGGCCTGATCTTGATCAATACTCTGGCCAACCCAGCTGGCATCGTCGAGCAGAACATCTGGAAGGGCATGGCCCAGAAAGCCGTGACGTTTGGGCCGCAGTCGCTGGCCCCCGAACTGCTGAAAGACATGTTGACCGGCCAAACACGGGCCGAGCGACCTGCCGACGCCGCTTTTCTGACGAATATCGTGAAGCAGGCCAGCGTGGCGGGCGATGTGGCCGGAGCAAACGTGCTGGCGACCCGTCCGGATTCCCTCCCGACCCTCAAGACCATCACGGTGCCGACTCTGATCCTAGAAGGCCGGGAGGATACGGTGTATCCGCCTGAGTTCAGCCTGAAAATGCAGCAGAACATCCCCGGCTCTCAGCTGGTCATTATTCCTGGTGCCGCCCACGCCGCCATTTTTGAGAAGGCGGCGGCAGCCAACACCGCCATCATCAACTGGGCCAAGACCTTCCGCTGA
- a CDS encoding MFS transporter, translating to MNVQESAPPQSAWANPNFRNVWSALSVSLIGSQITSLAVPLLAALTLNATPLQMGYLAAAERFPSLLFSLFTGVWVDRIGRKRLLMIWMDVLRAVLLLSVPLAAILGVLTLPQLYVVAFLLGTLTVFFEVAHYAYVPVILPDSQILDGNSKLQVSHSAASSAGPGLGGLIVQWLTAPFALIFDALTYLASAFFLLRIRAEAPPLRNFPPQGVVKDVREGLSALLRQRLLGAWAMCGTAIVFFTGAFEAQYILYATRELNLNAGWIGLIAAAGGVAALPAAFLTTRVAQWLPVGPTIILGTLVWVLSLLVVPLASGPLGVVVGVLALARVVSGLTFTVANVQQWSLRQIVTPEHLRGRVSASNRFLIDGAQALGAVFGGVLATGLGLRRSLILLCIGGLLCFLPLFFAPIWKLRKMPESSTVTAP from the coding sequence ATGAACGTTCAGGAGAGTGCGCCACCCCAATCTGCCTGGGCCAATCCGAACTTCAGGAACGTCTGGTCTGCCTTGAGCGTGTCCCTGATCGGCTCACAGATCACCTCACTCGCCGTTCCCCTGCTTGCCGCCCTCACCCTGAATGCCACCCCGCTGCAAATGGGCTACCTGGCTGCGGCCGAACGCTTCCCCTCGCTGCTCTTCAGCCTGTTTACCGGCGTCTGGGTGGACCGTATCGGGCGCAAACGTCTCCTGATGATCTGGATGGACGTGCTCCGGGCAGTGTTGCTGCTCTCCGTTCCCCTGGCAGCCATCCTGGGTGTCCTCACCCTGCCCCAGCTCTACGTGGTGGCTTTCCTGCTCGGCACTCTGACGGTGTTCTTCGAGGTCGCCCACTACGCCTACGTGCCTGTCATCCTGCCCGACTCACAGATTCTGGACGGGAACAGTAAGTTACAGGTCAGCCACTCCGCCGCCAGTTCGGCTGGCCCTGGACTCGGGGGATTGATCGTGCAGTGGCTCACGGCGCCGTTTGCCCTGATCTTCGACGCGCTGACCTACCTCGCCTCGGCGTTCTTCCTCCTCAGGATTCGTGCAGAGGCACCGCCTTTACGCAATTTCCCACCACAGGGCGTTGTGAAGGACGTGCGGGAAGGGCTCTCCGCGCTGCTACGTCAACGCCTGTTGGGGGCTTGGGCCATGTGCGGCACGGCCATCGTCTTCTTTACCGGGGCTTTCGAGGCCCAGTACATCCTCTATGCCACGCGCGAACTGAATTTGAACGCCGGCTGGATCGGCTTGATCGCGGCGGCCGGGGGCGTCGCTGCCCTGCCTGCCGCGTTCCTGACGACCAGGGTGGCCCAGTGGCTTCCCGTCGGCCCGACCATCATCCTTGGCACGCTTGTGTGGGTGCTGAGCCTGCTGGTGGTGCCCCTGGCGAGTGGGCCGCTGGGAGTTGTCGTGGGCGTGCTCGCGCTGGCAAGGGTGGTGAGTGGACTGACGTTCACGGTAGCGAACGTGCAGCAGTGGAGCTTGCGGCAGATCGTGACGCCGGAACACCTGCGGGGGCGCGTCTCCGCCAGCAACCGCTTCCTTATCGACGGAGCCCAGGCCCTGGGGGCCGTGTTCGGCGGAGTATTGGCGACGGGACTCGGCCTCAGGCGGTCGCTGATCCTCTTGTGCATCGGTGGGCTCCTCTGTTTCCTACCCCTCTTCTTCGCGCCGATTTGGAAGCTGCGAAAGATGCCTGAGAGCTCAACGGTCACAGCCCCATGA
- a CDS encoding alpha/beta fold hydrolase, whose product MPTIQTKHAHAPQTELYYESYGQGRPVVLIHGWPLSGRMWEPQIDALRHAGYQVIAYDRRGFGQSGKTATGYTYDVFAADLHDLIEGLGLNDVTVVGFSMGGGEVSRYAGLFGTQYLRSAALISSIAPYLLKTADNPGGGLTEGDVEGMVQQVAQNRPQFLAGFTKTFLNWDQGDTAQKLGDEFLDFTASLYFQASPVATQECVRAFGMTDFRADLAKLTVPLLVVHGDSDRIVPLEASGQRVAQYQPNAELHVMKGAPHGLNATHTEMFNTLLLDFLAR is encoded by the coding sequence ATGCCGACCATTCAAACGAAACATGCCCACGCCCCCCAGACCGAGCTGTACTACGAAAGCTACGGTCAGGGCCGCCCTGTCGTCCTGATTCACGGCTGGCCTCTGTCGGGCCGCATGTGGGAACCCCAGATCGATGCCCTGCGGCACGCCGGATATCAGGTCATCGCCTATGACCGACGCGGCTTTGGGCAGTCTGGCAAGACCGCGACTGGATATACCTACGACGTATTCGCGGCTGATCTGCACGACCTGATCGAGGGTCTGGGCTTGAACGACGTGACGGTCGTGGGCTTCTCGATGGGCGGTGGAGAAGTCAGCCGCTACGCCGGGCTGTTTGGAACGCAGTATCTCCGCAGCGCGGCGCTGATCTCTTCCATTGCTCCTTACCTGCTGAAGACGGCTGATAACCCTGGTGGCGGGTTGACCGAAGGTGACGTAGAAGGCATGGTGCAGCAAGTCGCCCAGAACCGCCCGCAGTTTCTGGCTGGATTCACGAAGACCTTCCTGAACTGGGATCAAGGGGATACGGCGCAGAAACTCGGAGATGAGTTTTTGGACTTCACGGCGTCCTTGTATTTCCAGGCGTCTCCAGTGGCCACACAGGAATGTGTGCGGGCGTTCGGGATGACCGATTTCCGCGCGGATCTGGCCAAGTTGACGGTGCCACTGCTGGTCGTTCACGGCGACAGTGACCGGATCGTGCCGCTGGAGGCCAGTGGACAGCGTGTGGCTCAGTATCAGCCGAACGCAGAACTGCACGTGATGAAGGGCGCGCCACACGGCCTGAACGCCACGCATACCGAGATGTTTAATACGCTACTGCTCGATTTCCTCGCCCGCTGA